One Priestia aryabhattai DNA segment encodes these proteins:
- a CDS encoding alpha/beta hydrolase: MSESKRKLEEISFYSDALQEDVTLLVYLPSNYSTLYKYSLLIAQDGKDYVMYGRTPRLIDDLMNESKIDRTIFVGIPYKSVEDRRDKYHPEGKQVDAYIRFLAHELVPFLDKTYPTYQMGKSRALIGDSLAATVSLLTAIAYPHTFGKVIMHSPFVNEAVLQTVNSFASPSLLDLYHVIGTEETDVKTTQDGILNFIEPNRLLHEQMKQRGYSVFYEEFNGNHTWKYWQKDVKRSLQYMLK; this comes from the coding sequence ATGTCAGAAAGTAAGCGGAAGTTAGAAGAAATTTCTTTTTATAGTGACGCACTGCAAGAAGATGTCACGTTACTAGTCTATTTGCCGTCAAACTATTCTACGCTTTATAAGTATTCCTTACTTATTGCCCAAGACGGAAAAGATTATGTTATGTACGGACGGACACCTCGTTTAATCGATGATTTAATGAACGAGTCAAAAATCGATCGTACTATTTTTGTCGGTATTCCATATAAAAGCGTGGAAGACAGACGTGATAAGTATCATCCAGAAGGAAAGCAAGTAGATGCTTATATTCGCTTTTTAGCACATGAACTTGTGCCATTTTTGGATAAAACATATCCTACATATCAAATGGGAAAATCGCGTGCCCTAATTGGTGATTCGCTTGCTGCTACAGTTTCCCTGCTGACGGCAATTGCGTATCCTCACACGTTCGGGAAAGTAATTATGCATTCTCCTTTCGTGAACGAGGCTGTATTACAAACGGTCAACTCATTTGCTTCTCCTTCACTTCTTGATTTGTATCATGTTATTGGAACTGAAGAAACGGATGTCAAAACAACACAAGATGGTATATTGAATTTCATTGAGCCTAACCGCCTGTTGCACGAACAAATGAAACAGCGTGGATATTCTGTTTTCTACGAAGAATTTAATGGAAATCATACGTGGAAATACTGGCAAAAAGACGTAAAGCGTTCGCTTCAATATATGTTGAAGTAG
- a CDS encoding phosphatidylglycerophosphatase A family protein, translated as MTAKKIPTSKEVAKATFDLLEERGVTVLDIAEIVYDLQLPYHPALTIQECAESVERVLQKREIQHALLVGIELDKLAEQNKLSEPLQSIVEQDEGLFGVDETIALGAVLTYGSIAVTTFGYLDKVKVGIIEKLDCKKEKGVNTFLDDLVASVASSAASRLAHRQRDEQEQLQEGNPAT; from the coding sequence ATGACAGCGAAAAAAATCCCAACGAGCAAAGAAGTAGCAAAGGCAACATTTGATTTGCTAGAAGAGCGTGGCGTAACAGTTTTGGATATTGCTGAAATTGTGTATGATTTACAGCTTCCTTATCATCCAGCTCTAACCATTCAGGAATGCGCTGAAAGCGTAGAGAGAGTACTGCAAAAGAGAGAAATTCAGCATGCCCTTCTAGTTGGAATCGAACTTGATAAGTTAGCTGAGCAAAATAAATTATCAGAACCTCTTCAAAGTATTGTAGAACAAGATGAAGGGTTGTTTGGCGTTGACGAAACGATTGCTTTAGGTGCCGTTTTAACCTATGGCAGTATCGCTGTTACGACCTTTGGCTATTTAGATAAAGTAAAAGTAGGCATTATTGAAAAGCTGGACTGTAAAAAAGAAAAAGGAGTTAATACCTTTTTAGATGATTTGGTAGCGAGCGTAGCTTCTAGTGCGGCAAGTCGTTTAGCTCACCGTCAGCGTGATGAACAAGAGCAGCTGCAAGAAGGCAATCCGGCTACGTAA
- a CDS encoding GNAT family N-acetyltransferase gives MDIIYRTAKLDDYTEVNKILGESLELHANALPSMFDNQMAVLSPEQYQATLYYATIDILVAQYRNQIIGASVVELKYNPPTTLAPLSYTAYIQYFGVKKGFQNYGVGKGLFSATKQWAVQKGANDLQLTVWAFNERARAFYESLGLKNLSYLMTTSLQP, from the coding sequence ATGGATATTATCTATCGCACTGCAAAACTAGATGATTATACAGAAGTAAATAAAATATTAGGGGAATCACTAGAACTCCACGCAAATGCGCTTCCTTCTATGTTTGATAATCAAATGGCTGTTTTATCTCCCGAACAATATCAAGCTACTCTTTATTATGCAACCATTGATATTCTTGTAGCTCAATATCGAAATCAAATTATTGGGGCATCTGTTGTTGAATTAAAATATAACCCTCCCACCACATTAGCTCCTCTTTCCTACACAGCATACATCCAATATTTTGGTGTTAAGAAAGGCTTTCAAAATTATGGCGTAGGAAAAGGTCTTTTTTCTGCTACGAAACAGTGGGCTGTACAAAAAGGAGCAAACGACCTCCAGCTTACCGTATGGGCATTTAACGAAAGAGCACGTGCTTTTTATGAAAGTCTTGGACTGAAAAACTTAAGCTACCTTATGACTACTTCACTGCAGCCATAA